Proteins encoded together in one bacterium window:
- a CDS encoding pyruvate synthase subunit beta, whose amino-acid sequence MSVGLTMLGRSLAKAEQTCSLVIPACCGIVTAGAYPTTSYGVPTVATTFASSPAFATGIASVRDLNDERQQVICWAGDGGTYDIGIATLSAAAERNEDIIYICYDNEIYGNTGGQRSSATPAGARTTTTPTGKGEDKKDMMAIMVAHRIPYAATLSIADPEDFERKLETALSLHGLRFLLLHSPCPTGWKSEQGESIELVRLAVASGLFSLYEVWNGNEYRINAEPSWTDPAEYFERQRRFAPEEIDLEATRASCRLRFDRLSRLAQQFPRDSTEAN is encoded by the coding sequence ATGAGTGTAGGTCTCACCATGCTCGGCCGCTCGCTCGCAAAGGCGGAGCAAACCTGCAGCCTCGTGATCCCAGCCTGCTGCGGCATCGTCACCGCCGGGGCGTATCCGACCACGAGCTATGGTGTGCCGACGGTCGCGACGACGTTTGCTTCGTCGCCCGCCTTTGCCACCGGTATCGCCAGCGTCCGCGATCTCAACGACGAACGACAGCAGGTCATCTGCTGGGCCGGCGACGGCGGCACCTACGACATCGGCATCGCAACACTCTCCGCGGCTGCCGAACGCAACGAGGACATCATCTACATCTGCTACGACAACGAGATCTACGGCAACACCGGTGGCCAGAGATCTTCGGCCACCCCGGCCGGCGCCCGCACGACGACTACGCCGACGGGCAAGGGCGAGGACAAGAAAGACATGATGGCGATCATGGTCGCGCACCGGATCCCCTACGCGGCCACCCTGTCAATCGCCGATCCCGAGGACTTCGAGCGCAAACTCGAAACCGCGCTTTCGCTTCATGGCCTGCGCTTTCTCCTGCTCCATTCGCCATGCCCCACGGGCTGGAAATCGGAGCAGGGCGAATCGATCGAACTGGTTCGCCTGGCCGTCGCCAGCGGCCTCTTCTCGCTCTATGAGGTCTGGAACGGTAACGAGTACCGGATCAACGCCGAGCCCTCCTGGACCGATCCGGCGGAGTACTTCGAGCGCCAGCGGCGCTTCGCTCCGGAAGAGATCGACCTCGAGGCGACACGCGCCTCCTGCCGCCTACGATTCGACCGACTGAGCCGGCTGGCACAACAGTTCCCCAGGGATTCCACTGAAGCCAATTGA